One genomic segment of Kordiimonas sp. SCSIO 12603 includes these proteins:
- a CDS encoding acyl-CoA thioesterase: MTTDRRVTIRAIPQPSDLNVNGNIFGGWVLSQMDLAGADVASSRAGGNVATVAIEGMTFHCPIEVGDVISVYAEITKIGRSSITTNIEVFAERGPQRDIHKVTEGVYVFVAVDDEGRPRKIG, translated from the coding sequence TTGACTACAGATAGACGTGTAACAATCCGCGCCATCCCGCAACCGTCAGACCTGAATGTGAATGGCAACATTTTTGGCGGCTGGGTTCTCTCACAAATGGACCTTGCGGGTGCTGACGTAGCTTCAAGCCGTGCCGGAGGTAACGTAGCAACTGTTGCGATTGAAGGCATGACATTCCACTGCCCCATTGAAGTAGGTGATGTGATCAGTGTGTACGCTGAGATTACAAAAATTGGCCGCTCGTCAATCACTACAAATATAGAGGTATTCGCGGAACGTGGTCCGCAGCGCGACATCCACAAGGTAACTGAAGGTGTTTACGTATTCGTTGCAGTTGATGACGAAGGTCGCCCACGTAAAATCGGCTAA
- a CDS encoding helix-turn-helix transcriptional regulator produces the protein MPIIVKLDVMLAERKVKSKDLASAVGITEANLSLLKSGKVKGVRFATLEAICDYLNCQPGDILRFENDK, from the coding sequence ATGCCGATCATTGTAAAACTAGATGTTATGCTCGCCGAACGTAAGGTTAAATCGAAAGATCTAGCCTCAGCTGTGGGTATTACCGAAGCCAATTTAAGCCTTCTTAAATCCGGAAAGGTAAAAGGCGTACGCTTTGCTACACTTGAAGCAATCTGCGATTATTTAAACTGCCAACCGGGCGATATTCTCCGATTTGAAAATGACAAATGA
- a CDS encoding glycosyltransferase family 4 protein yields the protein MPKKLKILYHHRIAAQDGQSVHIHELTKAFKALGHELIFVGPSLRPKEFGEENKFLDLVRKVLPHFAQEFLELLYGRHAYKKLKQAYEEHNPDVLYERHNLFLTAGSKLKRKTGIPYLVEVNAPLMEERSRYNGLHLKGIAAKMEEDTWRAADMNFPVSNVLADKLREKGVREDQITVMHNGINYEDYENIDQNAIRKRYGLEGKTVLGFTGFLREWHKLERVVELISNFSEEESPHLLVVGEGPSVATCKELAATLGVSHRVHFTGFVKREDIPEHLAAMNIALQPAVTDYASPLKIFEYMYSGLAIIAPDQPNIKEILTDQENALFFTPGNFEQIEALILKLVADKELRDRIGNNAKTTIPERGYIWQENAVRIAEISERLIKA from the coding sequence GTGCCTAAAAAACTGAAGATACTTTATCATCACCGCATTGCTGCTCAAGATGGGCAGAGCGTTCACATTCATGAACTGACAAAAGCATTTAAAGCACTTGGACATGAGCTGATATTTGTCGGCCCCTCTCTGCGCCCCAAAGAATTTGGTGAAGAGAATAAGTTTCTCGATCTTGTACGAAAGGTTTTACCTCATTTCGCTCAGGAATTTCTGGAGCTACTATACGGTAGGCATGCCTATAAAAAACTAAAACAAGCATACGAAGAACATAACCCCGATGTGCTCTATGAACGGCATAACCTATTTCTCACCGCAGGTTCCAAATTAAAGCGAAAAACAGGCATTCCTTATCTCGTTGAAGTGAATGCCCCACTTATGGAAGAACGGTCTAGATATAACGGGCTTCACCTCAAAGGCATCGCTGCGAAAATGGAAGAAGATACATGGCGTGCTGCCGATATGAACTTTCCAGTATCCAACGTGCTTGCCGATAAATTGCGGGAAAAAGGTGTAAGGGAAGATCAGATCACCGTAATGCATAATGGCATCAACTATGAAGATTATGAGAACATAGATCAAAACGCCATTCGCAAACGGTATGGGCTTGAAGGAAAAACAGTACTTGGTTTCACTGGCTTCCTGCGAGAATGGCATAAACTGGAAAGAGTGGTTGAGCTTATTTCCAATTTCAGTGAAGAAGAAAGCCCTCACTTACTTGTGGTTGGCGAAGGTCCTTCCGTTGCTACCTGTAAGGAATTAGCAGCAACACTCGGTGTAAGCCACCGAGTGCATTTCACTGGTTTCGTAAAAAGAGAAGATATTCCAGAGCATCTGGCGGCTATGAATATCGCCTTACAACCAGCTGTAACAGATTATGCCAGTCCATTGAAAATTTTCGAATATATGTATTCAGGGCTCGCCATTATCGCCCCTGATCAGCCAAATATTAAAGAGATACTGACTGATCAGGAAAATGCGCTTTTCTTCACACCCGGCAATTTCGAACAAATCGAAGCACTAATCCTAAAACTTGTGGCAGATAAGGAACTGCGGGACCGCATTGGTAACAACGCCAAAACAACCATCCCTGAAAGAGGCTATATTTGGCAGGAAAACGCAGTCCGCATTGCAGAAATTAGCGAACGTTTAATAAAAGCCTAA
- a CDS encoding DUF1499 domain-containing protein, with protein sequence MSRIFFKKAGQKPSIFSTLGLILMIMTILVFVSAGPILGVWQNDSMSPNDFFDLRIKLLDLDQKLLIAGSFLTFFGILHGRFSSRVRTSWRGISAALLAVTVAATMWQVDQSIRKSPILHDITTDISDPPFFTTLAERIYESNSPEDFVGSRLSANYAQLHTSAYPYIQPVISPLDKSGLFDKAQLAVKKCGWDIAALNAQTGHLEAVYTSPWFRLKSNVVIRVREDAAGSKLDIRATSALGLSDFGINAALIEEFKEALNKEIS encoded by the coding sequence ATGTCTCGGATTTTTTTCAAGAAAGCCGGACAAAAACCGTCTATATTTTCTACACTTGGTCTCATCTTGATGATCATGACCATTCTGGTGTTTGTAAGTGCAGGGCCAATTCTCGGGGTCTGGCAAAACGACAGCATGTCACCAAATGACTTTTTTGATTTGAGAATCAAATTATTAGATTTGGATCAAAAGCTTCTTATTGCAGGAAGCTTCCTCACTTTCTTTGGTATCCTACACGGCAGGTTCAGTTCAAGAGTTCGAACGAGTTGGCGCGGCATTTCAGCTGCGCTTCTGGCTGTCACCGTGGCAGCAACCATGTGGCAGGTTGATCAATCAATCCGGAAGTCCCCCATTCTGCATGATATAACAACAGATATAAGCGATCCCCCATTTTTCACGACACTTGCAGAAAGAATCTATGAAAGTAATTCACCAGAAGACTTTGTCGGTAGCAGGCTTTCAGCAAATTATGCCCAGCTACACACCTCAGCTTACCCCTATATTCAGCCCGTTATTAGCCCGCTGGATAAATCAGGTTTGTTTGATAAAGCACAACTGGCGGTCAAAAAATGTGGATGGGATATAGCTGCTTTAAATGCACAAACTGGCCATTTAGAGGCCGTTTATACGTCTCCATGGTTCAGGCTGAAAAGTAATGTCGTTATCCGCGTGCGCGAAGATGCCGCAGGTAGTAAACTTGATATCAGGGCCACTTCTGCATTAGGGCTAAGTGACTTTGGTATTAACGCCGCCCTTATTGAAGAGTTCAAGGAAGCACTCAATAAAGAAATCTCATAG
- a CDS encoding transcriptional repressor, with protein sequence MSHKHDHDVCIDNAVAKAEQICAERGSRFTDLRRRILIMIWKGHKAVKAYDLLDQLANEGGSAKPPTVYRALDFLMEEGLVHKIESLNAYIGCPHAGDRHVSQFLICDACENVEEVTSPELSQAVVFASKKAEFQIQRQTLELHGTCRSCAGKNKAA encoded by the coding sequence GTGTCTCATAAACACGATCATGATGTTTGCATTGATAATGCAGTTGCAAAAGCAGAACAAATTTGTGCGGAACGTGGTTCGCGCTTTACCGATCTTCGGCGTCGCATTCTGATTATGATATGGAAGGGACATAAAGCAGTAAAGGCATATGATCTTTTAGATCAACTTGCGAATGAAGGTGGCTCTGCTAAACCGCCGACTGTTTACCGTGCTCTGGATTTTCTAATGGAAGAAGGTTTGGTGCATAAAATTGAATCGCTGAATGCCTATATAGGGTGCCCACATGCTGGTGATCGGCATGTTAGCCAATTTTTGATTTGTGATGCATGTGAAAATGTTGAAGAAGTAACGAGTCCAGAGTTGTCACAAGCGGTTGTATTTGCTTCAAAAAAAGCTGAATTCCAAATTCAGCGTCAAACGCTGGAACTTCACGGCACCTGTAGATCCTGCGCAGGTAAAAATAAAGCAGCCTAA
- a CDS encoding LuxR family transcriptional regulator, whose amino-acid sequence MQDTSIDTQMVDIIRLIQNAKNTDEIDSIFAKLLREFGYEQSTYIEIVTPDDLGTSIVNPAMAADQAWLSKHAEQEILHYGEETGERFHTRYPFTWNTLLEHVDASPLAKRFLEKTQHFFDGKDGFIAPIHGPEGSITVLVVYGEQPDVSAETIRALGTVAFFHQAALERINNNERKGGNNNLLECIKCIALGKSDMEISHLLGISEGEVNFQINRAINGLGVSTRAQAVEEAARRNLITL is encoded by the coding sequence ATGCAAGATACGTCTATTGATACGCAGATGGTGGATATTATTCGCCTAATTCAGAATGCAAAAAATACAGATGAAATTGATAGTATTTTTGCGAAACTGCTTCGTGAATTTGGGTATGAACAATCGACGTATATTGAAATAGTAACGCCTGATGATTTAGGTACCTCAATAGTAAATCCTGCAATGGCTGCAGATCAGGCATGGTTATCCAAGCATGCAGAACAGGAAATACTTCATTACGGCGAAGAAACGGGGGAGCGGTTTCATACTCGATATCCGTTTACGTGGAACACTCTTTTAGAGCATGTTGATGCATCGCCTCTTGCGAAGCGTTTTTTGGAAAAAACTCAGCATTTCTTTGATGGTAAAGATGGTTTTATCGCGCCAATTCACGGCCCGGAAGGATCAATCACCGTTTTAGTAGTTTATGGTGAACAACCGGATGTATCTGCGGAAACCATTAGGGCTTTAGGTACGGTTGCCTTTTTTCATCAGGCTGCTTTGGAACGTATTAACAACAATGAAAGAAAAGGAGGGAATAATAACCTACTCGAATGCATCAAATGTATTGCATTAGGGAAAAGTGACATGGAGATTTCACACCTACTGGGTATTAGTGAAGGTGAAGTGAATTTTCAGATTAACAGAGCCATTAATGGCCTTGGTGTTTCCACGCGTGCGCAAGCAGTAGAAGAAGCTGCTAGGCGAAATTTAATCACCCTTTAG
- a CDS encoding acyl-homoserine-lactone synthase, which yields MIKIIPFEKQHEYKELFDHMYCMRHKLYVEGRKIRHWGSADGREKDAYDAEGTIYLVALGPDGELEAGLRLVPTEKPHLLKNEYEAFCSVEEAPAQSDAWEMSRVFVSSNSRYNKDGIPLKGLLFCAMVSYARSKGINYITGINDSFFLPRVLECGIKVVPLGLPKRTEWGELIAYKMFLDDTSLHKSLNYYHVPKGAMEIVDANRLHDEAEPYLVDETDIAFSQLIGRRTPHIKRMAEIMPRLGSSNPDEVAIAELELDKLISDVRAHIVANSQFSGGSSHLN from the coding sequence ATGATTAAAATTATTCCTTTTGAAAAACAGCATGAATATAAAGAATTGTTCGATCATATGTATTGTATGCGCCATAAATTGTATGTGGAAGGTCGCAAAATTCGGCATTGGGGAAGTGCTGATGGAAGAGAAAAAGATGCATATGATGCTGAAGGAACTATCTATCTTGTAGCGCTAGGACCCGATGGTGAATTGGAGGCTGGCTTAAGGTTGGTGCCGACTGAAAAGCCACATCTTCTTAAAAATGAATATGAAGCATTTTGCAGTGTAGAGGAAGCTCCCGCTCAATCGGATGCTTGGGAGATGTCTCGGGTATTTGTGTCTAGTAATTCTCGATATAATAAAGATGGAATACCGCTTAAAGGCTTACTGTTTTGTGCAATGGTTTCTTATGCCCGAAGTAAAGGCATAAATTATATAACAGGTATCAATGATAGCTTTTTCCTGCCGCGTGTACTTGAATGTGGCATCAAGGTTGTGCCGCTTGGGTTGCCCAAGCGTACAGAATGGGGTGAGTTAATCGCCTATAAAATGTTTCTTGATGATACAAGTCTCCACAAATCTTTAAATTATTATCATGTGCCAAAAGGTGCCATGGAGATAGTAGATGCTAATCGTCTGCATGATGAGGCTGAGCCGTATCTGGTTGATGAGACTGATATTGCTTTTTCGCAGCTCATAGGTAGGAGAACGCCTCATATTAAACGTATGGCGGAAATCATGCCTCGACTTGGTTCTTCAAATCCAGATGAAGTTGCAATTGCAGAATTGGAATTGGATAAACTAATTAGCGATGTACGTGCACATATCGTTGCAAACTCACAATTCTCAGGTGGCAGTTCCCACCTGAATTAG
- a CDS encoding CBS domain-containing protein: MNVSRILETKGSSVISLGVDSTVLDVAKLLGERRIGAIPILSSGKLAGIISERDIMRGLAIRGGSVLADPVESLMTKSVFTCTGDDSVGHLMEMMTERRIRHIPVLDGEKVVGIISIGDVVKVQMEETKQEADALKEYISTA; this comes from the coding sequence ATGAATGTTAGCCGAATTTTGGAGACTAAAGGATCAAGCGTAATTTCGCTTGGCGTAGACAGTACTGTTTTAGATGTTGCAAAACTTTTAGGGGAGCGCCGAATTGGTGCGATACCTATTTTATCATCAGGGAAACTAGCGGGAATTATTTCCGAACGTGATATTATGCGAGGCCTCGCTATAAGAGGTGGTTCTGTGCTTGCAGATCCTGTTGAAAGTTTAATGACCAAATCCGTGTTTACCTGCACAGGTGATGATTCCGTTGGTCATCTCATGGAAATGATGACAGAGCGCCGTATTCGCCATATCCCTGTGCTGGACGGTGAAAAGGTTGTTGGGATTATTTCCATCGGGGATGTGGTGAAAGTTCAGATGGAAGAGACCAAGCAGGAAGCAGATGCCCTTAAGGAATATATCAGTACCGCTTAG
- a CDS encoding mechanosensitive ion channel family protein has translation MDTGSFDEFLSLVKEVWENGLYGVDIGHIVVAVSILALFLILRNLLTRFFINRIKSLASKTKTDLDDTVVDALEQPIRFIPVLLGIFFAISSLNLDQESSEFASNVNRSLIAFVIFWALYRASDPVSELLQTAERFLTRSMIEWLSKAIKLAFALLGGATILEIWGIQVGPLIAGLGLFGVAVALGAQDLFKNLIAGLFIIGEKRFHPGDWILVSGVVEGTVEHIGFRTTTVRRFDKAPVYVPNASLADSAVTNFSRMTFRRIKWLIGLEYSATAEQLEAVRAGIEEYLDKNTAFARPEDTATFVRIDRFSDSSIDILLYCFTNTTDWLEWLAIKEGLLLEIKRIVASAGTDFAFPSRTLYLEAMGDDLEVAPLHGSK, from the coding sequence GTGGATACAGGAAGCTTCGATGAATTCCTATCTCTGGTAAAAGAAGTTTGGGAAAATGGCCTATACGGCGTTGATATTGGCCATATTGTAGTTGCAGTTTCTATTCTCGCCCTATTTCTTATCTTAAGAAATCTGCTTACACGCTTTTTCATCAACCGCATTAAAAGCTTAGCCAGCAAAACCAAAACGGATCTGGATGACACCGTTGTAGATGCTCTTGAGCAGCCTATTCGTTTCATCCCCGTTTTGCTTGGCATTTTCTTCGCAATAAGCTCCTTAAATTTGGATCAAGAATCTTCTGAATTTGCCTCTAACGTGAATAGATCTTTAATCGCGTTTGTTATTTTTTGGGCGCTTTACCGAGCATCAGACCCTGTCAGCGAGCTTTTGCAAACCGCAGAACGTTTCTTGACCCGCTCAATGATAGAATGGTTATCAAAAGCTATTAAGCTGGCTTTTGCTTTACTCGGCGGTGCTACCATTCTGGAAATTTGGGGCATTCAGGTTGGCCCGCTGATCGCTGGCCTTGGCCTATTTGGCGTTGCTGTCGCACTTGGTGCGCAAGACCTCTTTAAGAACCTGATTGCAGGCTTATTCATCATTGGCGAGAAACGCTTTCATCCTGGGGACTGGATTTTGGTATCAGGCGTTGTGGAAGGCACTGTTGAACACATTGGCTTCCGTACAACTACCGTAAGACGCTTTGATAAAGCGCCGGTTTATGTACCAAATGCCTCGCTTGCAGATTCAGCTGTAACTAACTTCTCCCGTATGACCTTCCGCCGCATTAAATGGCTGATTGGCCTTGAGTATAGCGCTACAGCCGAACAGCTTGAAGCAGTACGAGCGGGCATCGAAGAATATCTGGATAAAAATACAGCGTTCGCGCGTCCTGAAGATACAGCAACCTTTGTACGTATTGATCGTTTCTCTGACAGCTCTATAGACATCCTCCTTTACTGCTTTACAAACACAACAGACTGGCTGGAATGGCTCGCTATCAAAGAAGGCTTGCTGCTAGAAATAAAACGCATAGTAGCTAGTGCAGGAACGGACTTTGCGTTCCCAAGCAGAACCCTTTATTTAGAAGCTATGGGCGATGACCTAGAAGTCGCGCCTCTACATGGTTCTAAATAA
- a CDS encoding amidohydrolase, with product MKKIKAALVCALLGTSALSADDVSSAVQKDYSYLDSLYKHLHSNPELSFKEFNTAERIAKELREIGFEVTEKVGRVGVVGVLKNGDGPTVLVRTDLDALPVTEQTGFSFASKAMGVNEAGDTVGVMHACGHDIHMTSFIGTARQLARLKDQWKGTLVFIGQPAEETVGGAQAMLEDGLFERFPKPDYNIALHVSSAMASGTVGMTQGFALANVNSVDIAIKGIGGHGAYPHTTKDPIVLGAQIVTALQTLVSRETSPLDSGVVTVGSFHSGTKHNIISDGAHLQLTVRSYTDEVRENLLTGIKRIAEAQAMSIGLPEDLWPEVTYSQGTPATYNEPDFTGKIHAAMTKKFGEDRVIWSSPVMGAEDFAYYGRTEDRIPSLMFWVGAADPEDVKAANEGKKKLPSLHSPFFKPDYQATITQGVEAMTLAVMDIMAEGN from the coding sequence ATGAAAAAAATAAAAGCAGCACTTGTATGTGCTCTTCTCGGTACTTCTGCACTTTCAGCGGATGATGTTTCAAGCGCCGTTCAAAAGGATTATAGCTACCTGGATAGTCTATATAAACATCTGCACAGTAATCCTGAGCTTTCTTTCAAAGAGTTCAATACCGCTGAACGCATAGCAAAGGAACTGCGTGAAATTGGTTTCGAGGTGACTGAGAAGGTTGGTCGTGTCGGTGTTGTTGGTGTTTTGAAAAATGGTGATGGGCCGACGGTGCTTGTACGAACTGATCTGGATGCTTTGCCTGTAACAGAACAAACCGGATTTTCATTTGCCAGTAAAGCGATGGGGGTGAATGAAGCAGGTGATACCGTTGGTGTGATGCATGCGTGTGGCCACGATATTCATATGACTTCTTTCATTGGAACCGCCAGGCAGCTTGCTCGATTGAAAGATCAATGGAAAGGCACATTGGTGTTTATTGGCCAGCCAGCGGAAGAAACTGTGGGTGGTGCGCAGGCAATGCTTGAAGATGGGCTTTTTGAACGTTTTCCTAAGCCTGATTATAATATCGCGCTACATGTAAGCTCTGCAATGGCATCAGGAACCGTTGGCATGACCCAAGGTTTTGCGCTTGCCAATGTTAATAGCGTTGATATTGCTATTAAAGGGATTGGTGGGCACGGGGCTTATCCTCATACAACGAAAGACCCCATTGTACTTGGCGCGCAGATTGTTACAGCGCTTCAGACATTAGTATCCAGAGAAACGTCACCTCTTGATTCAGGTGTTGTAACGGTTGGCTCTTTCCATTCAGGTACCAAGCATAATATTATTTCTGATGGTGCCCATTTGCAGTTAACGGTTCGGTCTTACACCGATGAGGTGAGAGAAAATTTGCTGACAGGTATCAAACGAATTGCAGAAGCGCAGGCTATGTCAATTGGATTGCCTGAAGATCTATGGCCTGAAGTAACATACAGTCAGGGAACACCTGCGACATATAATGAACCTGATTTTACCGGCAAAATACATGCGGCAATGACTAAGAAATTCGGAGAAGATCGTGTTATCTGGTCATCTCCAGTCATGGGGGCAGAAGACTTCGCATATTATGGGCGCACGGAAGACCGAATTCCAAGTCTCATGTTTTGGGTAGGAGCTGCAGATCCAGAGGATGTAAAAGCAGCGAACGAAGGCAAAAAAAAGCTACCAAGTTTACATTCACCTTTCTTTAAGCCCGATTATCAGGCTACTATTACACAAGGAGTAGAAGCAATGACTCTCGCTGTGATGGATATTATGGCAGAAGGTAATTAG
- the msrA gene encoding peptide-methionine (S)-S-oxide reductase MsrA, translating into MAKATFGAGCFWGVEEVFRTLDGVEETLVGYMGGSKERPTYKEVCTDTTGHAEVVEVTYDADKVSFDTLVDVFFNNHNPTQLNMQGPDVGSQYRSVIFYADDAQKAAAEEAKAALIASGRFKKEIVTAIEPAATFWAAEEYHQKYLMKRGMSSCHI; encoded by the coding sequence ATGGCAAAAGCAACTTTTGGAGCCGGATGTTTCTGGGGCGTCGAAGAAGTTTTTCGAACGCTGGACGGCGTTGAAGAAACCCTTGTAGGCTATATGGGCGGCTCTAAAGAGCGTCCAACATATAAAGAAGTATGTACAGATACCACCGGCCATGCCGAAGTAGTGGAAGTAACGTACGACGCTGATAAAGTTAGTTTTGATACGCTCGTAGACGTTTTCTTCAACAACCATAACCCAACGCAGCTAAATATGCAGGGGCCTGATGTTGGTTCACAGTACCGTTCTGTTATTTTTTACGCAGATGACGCTCAAAAAGCAGCGGCTGAAGAAGCTAAAGCGGCCCTTATCGCATCGGGCCGTTTCAAAAAAGAAATCGTAACCGCTATTGAGCCTGCGGCCACTTTCTGGGCAGCGGAAGAGTATCATCAGAAATATTTGATGAAACGCGGCATGAGCAGCTGCCATATTTAA
- a CDS encoding tetratricopeptide repeat protein, with translation MAELADIIKSAQEFIMLAEQQLRDDELLEAENTARAVIAIAPRYAPAWRALGDVLSAVPGKRAEAAQAYSRALEYDPSDQNSIIARDALSDRETSAPTNADKGPGIPQLAALGDKDKYIAAARSSEAAERWKEAKEYWEYVLKIDPSDTWVWSQYGHLLSVHLHDYQASETAFRRAIEEDPTDDWAWGKLGIMLADFLGKVPEGQEYLREAIRLDPTEPYYHGWLGWSLYRQSENFVEAEKALKEATRLLPGYQWAFFHLGYVQYAIGGKVKEAKASFERALKLDDTDTASMFHLAALYDEQLDAKSKAIQLLERLVEIERDHSPARYKLALHFEESEKTFDKAEGHYKAIIENDPKDITARRYLGALYHEKIGNYQEAAKNYKHALQFAPDDSDLNYRLGVLLGSDLKRWDEAVEYLKNATEISPDIELGWAKLGEAYTSLGKLGAARKSFEKALELEPEFYWAHKELGYLLSDHMSEYDLAFKHFETAIEIEPEDIWCRIAIGNIHHHQFKQYAEAETIYKAVLEIEPEEIAAVAELSVLYLSMYRYNEAFEYASRLRIAYPDVGFAHSLYACCLRYIGGAPDEVKQLFRSGLDLSQTHWNWHEYGEFLLYDEGNMEDAEEAILTSLKHDHDCSTVYSDLALIRYVQGREAEARQLCEKTLELEPDSAEAWRLYGRFLWLTGEDVTTAEQSLEKATMLAPDSFEGWMMLAEFLKVQFDRDAEAKEAEVKALELAPVGLDYKKWARQQANPYILKYRKTES, from the coding sequence ATGGCAGAATTAGCAGATATTATAAAATCAGCACAGGAATTTATCATGCTGGCGGAGCAGCAGCTTCGTGATGATGAGCTTCTTGAAGCTGAAAATACAGCAAGGGCGGTAATTGCTATTGCTCCGCGATATGCGCCGGCTTGGCGTGCCCTTGGTGATGTTTTATCTGCCGTTCCTGGTAAGCGAGCAGAAGCGGCGCAGGCGTATAGCCGTGCTCTTGAATATGATCCATCTGATCAAAACTCGATCATCGCTCGTGATGCTTTGAGTGATAGAGAAACTTCCGCACCGACAAATGCTGACAAAGGCCCAGGTATTCCTCAGCTTGCTGCTTTGGGGGATAAAGATAAATACATAGCGGCCGCTCGTTCCTCGGAAGCTGCAGAACGCTGGAAAGAAGCGAAGGAATATTGGGAATATGTTCTTAAGATAGACCCCTCTGACACTTGGGTTTGGAGCCAATATGGCCATTTGCTGAGTGTTCATTTGCATGACTACCAAGCATCTGAAACTGCGTTTAGAAGGGCAATAGAGGAAGACCCAACGGATGACTGGGCTTGGGGAAAGTTAGGCATCATGCTCGCTGACTTTCTTGGGAAGGTTCCGGAAGGGCAAGAGTACCTACGAGAAGCGATTAGACTTGACCCAACAGAACCATATTATCATGGCTGGCTTGGTTGGTCGCTTTACCGCCAGAGCGAAAATTTCGTGGAGGCCGAAAAAGCGCTTAAAGAAGCAACAAGATTATTGCCGGGATATCAATGGGCATTTTTCCATTTGGGTTATGTTCAATATGCCATTGGTGGGAAAGTTAAAGAGGCCAAAGCGTCTTTTGAAAGGGCGCTAAAGCTCGATGATACTGATACTGCATCCATGTTTCATCTGGCGGCTCTTTATGATGAACAACTTGATGCAAAATCCAAGGCGATACAGCTTCTAGAGCGTTTGGTAGAAATTGAACGGGATCATTCTCCGGCTCGCTATAAGCTTGCTTTGCACTTTGAAGAAAGTGAAAAAACCTTTGATAAGGCTGAAGGGCATTACAAAGCGATTATTGAGAATGACCCAAAGGATATTACGGCTCGGCGTTATTTAGGTGCGCTTTATCATGAGAAGATAGGGAACTATCAAGAAGCAGCTAAAAATTATAAGCATGCATTGCAGTTTGCCCCAGATGATAGTGATTTAAATTACCGATTAGGTGTGCTGCTTGGTAGCGATCTGAAACGGTGGGACGAAGCGGTAGAATATCTAAAAAACGCAACAGAAATTTCGCCTGACATTGAACTGGGTTGGGCCAAACTTGGTGAAGCATATACTTCGCTGGGAAAATTAGGTGCTGCTCGCAAGTCTTTTGAAAAGGCCCTTGAACTGGAACCAGAATTTTACTGGGCACATAAAGAACTGGGTTATCTTCTGTCAGATCATATGAGTGAGTATGACTTGGCGTTTAAGCATTTTGAAACAGCTATAGAAATTGAGCCTGAAGATATTTGGTGCCGTATTGCGATTGGCAATATTCATCATCATCAGTTCAAACAATATGCTGAAGCGGAAACTATATATAAAGCTGTGCTTGAAATCGAACCTGAAGAGATTGCAGCGGTAGCTGAACTCTCGGTCTTATATCTTTCTATGTACAGGTATAATGAAGCGTTTGAATATGCATCACGGTTACGGATTGCGTATCCAGACGTAGGGTTCGCACATTCTCTTTATGCTTGTTGTCTTCGTTATATTGGTGGGGCACCTGACGAGGTGAAGCAACTATTTCGAAGTGGGCTGGATTTAAGCCAGACACACTGGAACTGGCATGAATATGGTGAATTTCTGCTTTATGATGAAGGCAATATGGAAGATGCAGAAGAAGCTATCCTTACCTCATTAAAGCATGATCATGATTGTTCCACTGTATATTCTGACTTAGCGCTTATTCGTTATGTACAGGGCCGTGAAGCTGAAGCCAGGCAGTTGTGTGAGAAAACGTTGGAACTAGAGCCAGATAGCGCAGAAGCTTGGCGTTTATATGGGCGGTTTTTGTGGTTAACCGGCGAAGATGTAACGACTGCGGAACAATCACTCGAAAAGGCTACCATGTTGGCGCCAGACAGCTTTGAAGGCTGGATGATGTTGGCGGAGTTCTTAAAGGTACAGTTTGATAGAGATGCAGAAGCAAAAGAAGCAGAGGTGAAGGCCTTGGAGCTTGCGCCTGTTGGATTAGATTATAAAAAATGGGCTCGCCAACAAGCGAACCCATATATCCTGAAATACCGTAAAACTGAAAGTTAA